The following are from one region of the Ruficoccus sp. ZRK36 genome:
- a CDS encoding helix-turn-helix domain-containing protein, with protein sequence MEHKPHKLANKNEAAGLLEVSVSTINRMLRDGMLRKVKVRGCVRIPLEDIERILKGGLA encoded by the coding sequence ATGGAGCACAAACCACACAAACTTGCTAACAAAAACGAAGCCGCAGGTCTGCTCGAGGTCTCCGTCTCGACGATCAACCGGATGTTGCGAGACGGCATGCTTCGAAAGGTCAAAGTTCGCGGGTGTGTCCGTATCCCTCTGGAAGATATTGAGCGTATCCTGAAGGGAGGTCTGGCATGA
- a CDS encoding MvaI/BcnI family restriction endonuclease produces MDDISLSRIKYVLTDLGAKRIFIKKLAPNDNSKNQVYLAGNLSALNILPYKGIQREHNVKRDKWRYKAPLDLFWVGENGQREKAPDSQLILYPQYPEVRMSGFLKRCKLAPSSIMASRDEGRILVLGICDTGEILAYACGRESRVARELESQTGLECVGVFLELLLSESQILSPYQQLIAQLRRIHECGWINSKRLLADGSTGPCEAPNCGGYTLEAELGVIPNGRAEPDYLGWEIKQYNVARFDPLGVATITLMTPEPTGGYYAEQGVEAFLRKYGYPDKRGRPDRMNFGGVHKANSVHAGTGLFLKLDGYCPFTNKITDFEGGIVLTNGTDIAAKWPFPALVEHWSRKHAQAAYIPSMCQVLDSRQYQYGGTIFTGRGTDFTMFLSAMSKDSVYYDPGIKGENWSTGRAKIKRRSQFRINSRNLGDLYNSFDAVELLAS; encoded by the coding sequence ATGGACGATATCAGCCTATCCCGCATCAAGTATGTTCTCACTGATCTGGGCGCGAAACGTATTTTTATCAAAAAGCTGGCTCCCAATGATAATTCCAAGAACCAAGTCTATTTGGCCGGGAATTTGTCAGCCCTGAATATCCTGCCCTACAAGGGAATACAAAGGGAGCACAATGTGAAGAGAGACAAGTGGCGATATAAGGCTCCGCTGGATTTATTCTGGGTGGGTGAAAACGGCCAGCGGGAAAAGGCTCCAGACAGCCAATTGATATTGTATCCCCAATACCCTGAGGTACGTATGTCCGGCTTTCTCAAGAGATGTAAATTGGCTCCATCCTCCATCATGGCATCAAGGGATGAGGGGCGTATCCTTGTGTTGGGAATCTGCGATACCGGTGAAATCCTTGCCTATGCCTGTGGCCGGGAAAGCCGGGTTGCCCGAGAGCTTGAATCGCAGACGGGCCTTGAATGTGTAGGGGTCTTTTTGGAACTACTGCTCAGCGAGTCTCAAATTTTGTCGCCCTATCAGCAGTTGATTGCGCAACTGCGGCGTATTCACGAATGTGGCTGGATAAATTCAAAGAGGCTGTTGGCTGACGGGTCAACCGGTCCATGCGAGGCACCGAATTGCGGAGGGTACACACTGGAGGCCGAGTTGGGCGTTATCCCCAATGGTCGGGCGGAACCGGATTACCTTGGTTGGGAAATCAAGCAATACAACGTTGCCAGATTTGACCCTTTAGGTGTGGCAACCATCACACTTATGACGCCCGAGCCTACGGGCGGTTACTATGCCGAACAAGGCGTTGAGGCATTCTTGCGGAAATATGGCTACCCGGACAAGAGAGGGAGGCCTGATAGGATGAATTTTGGCGGCGTTCACAAAGCAAATTCAGTTCATGCCGGGACGGGGCTATTTCTGAAATTGGACGGCTATTGCCCGTTTACGAATAAGATTACGGACTTCGAGGGTGGAATCGTACTGACAAATGGAACGGATATTGCCGCCAAATGGCCGTTCCCGGCATTGGTTGAGCACTGGTCGCGCAAGCACGCCCAAGCTGCCTATATTCCCTCGATGTGCCAGGTTTTGGATTCAAGACAATATCAGTACGGGGGCACTATTTTTACGGGACGAGGGACGGATTTTACCATGTTCCTGTCGGCCATGAGCAAGGATTCGGTTTACTATGATCCAGGTATAAAGGGAGAGAATTGGTCAACTGGTCGTGCCAAGATAAAGCGACGAAGCCAATTTCGCATTAATTCCAGAAATCTCGGTGATCTGTACAACAGCTTTGATGCTGTTGAGCTGTTGGCGTCCTAG
- a CDS encoding very short patch repair endonuclease yields the protein MDVVDGQTRSRMMRGIRNKNTKPEILVRSGLFALGYRYRLHGNKIPGKPDIVLKKYNAVIFVNGCFWHQHDCTLFKWPKSNVEFWKNKLAQNKHRDMETRKRLAEMGWRVCTLWECALKGKRSIGIEAVVTMIDSWLKSDSYALCLEGGNR from the coding sequence GTGGACGTTGTCGACGGGCAGACCCGCAGTCGGATGATGCGGGGTATCAGGAACAAGAACACCAAACCCGAAATTTTGGTGCGTTCTGGTTTGTTTGCGCTGGGTTACCGTTATCGGCTTCATGGCAATAAGATACCCGGGAAGCCGGATATTGTGTTGAAAAAATATAATGCCGTTATTTTTGTTAACGGATGCTTTTGGCATCAGCACGATTGTACGTTGTTCAAATGGCCAAAATCCAACGTTGAATTCTGGAAAAACAAGCTCGCTCAAAACAAACACAGGGACATGGAAACGCGAAAACGTCTTGCCGAAATGGGGTGGCGGGTATGCACACTCTGGGAATGCGCCCTGAAAGGTAAGCGTTCAATTGGAATTGAAGCCGTTGTGACGATGATTGATTCTTGGCTAAAGTCTGACAGCTATGCTCTCTGCCTCGAAGGGGGAAATCGCTAA
- the dcm gene encoding DNA (cytosine-5-)-methyltransferase: MYTQAEIADRLGVAPKTIQRWEHGDSQPIQAYLPMMREMLYPRSNNANGAHDFTFIDLFAGIGGMRLAFEAVGGQCVFTSEWDSYAQKTYRANFPIDHEIVGDIQGVQDKSVIPAHDVLVAGFPCQPFSIAGVSKKNSLGRKHGFEDETQGTLFFDIVQILKAKRPIAFLLENVKNLKSHDKGKTFQVIINTLRELGYIVGSGDESHRVVDAKHFVPQHRERTFIVGFRSETAFSWNDLKLPDLKKGPKLNSILHPEDGSEMPEEPYTSGPKAKVADKYTLSDHLWQYLQDYAAKHKASGNGFGYGLVQPEDTSRTLSARYYKDGSEILVSQGIRKNPRRLTPRECARLMGFDNDTHKTVIPVSDTRAYKQFGNAVVVPVVTAIAKIMKPHVMALKEPERVQRQTYINIPA; encoded by the coding sequence ATGTACACGCAAGCTGAAATCGCAGACCGCCTTGGGGTGGCTCCAAAAACGATTCAACGCTGGGAGCATGGAGACTCGCAGCCTATTCAGGCATATCTCCCCATGATGAGAGAGATGCTCTATCCTCGATCAAACAATGCAAATGGTGCCCATGACTTTACGTTTATTGACTTATTCGCCGGTATTGGTGGTATGCGATTAGCCTTTGAGGCAGTTGGTGGCCAATGCGTGTTTACCAGTGAGTGGGACAGCTATGCGCAGAAGACGTATCGCGCAAATTTTCCGATCGATCATGAGATTGTGGGCGATATCCAGGGGGTTCAGGATAAGTCCGTAATCCCAGCCCATGATGTGCTTGTTGCCGGCTTCCCTTGCCAGCCATTCAGTATTGCAGGGGTTTCAAAGAAAAACTCCTTGGGAAGAAAGCACGGTTTTGAAGATGAGACACAGGGGACACTGTTTTTTGATATCGTTCAGATACTGAAGGCCAAGCGACCGATTGCATTTTTGCTGGAAAATGTGAAAAACCTGAAATCCCATGACAAAGGCAAAACGTTTCAGGTCATTATCAATACCCTCAGAGAGCTGGGCTATATTGTTGGAAGTGGCGACGAAAGCCACCGGGTTGTCGATGCGAAGCATTTCGTTCCGCAGCATCGCGAGCGTACTTTTATAGTCGGATTCAGGAGTGAGACCGCGTTTTCCTGGAATGACCTTAAACTGCCTGACTTGAAGAAAGGCCCCAAGCTAAATTCTATTCTTCATCCAGAGGATGGTTCGGAAATGCCTGAAGAGCCTTATACTTCGGGCCCCAAGGCCAAAGTGGCAGACAAGTACACGCTTTCGGACCATCTTTGGCAATACCTCCAGGATTATGCAGCCAAGCACAAGGCCAGCGGGAATGGTTTCGGCTACGGTCTGGTTCAGCCTGAGGATACAAGCCGTACGCTTTCTGCCCGTTACTACAAGGATGGCAGTGAGATACTTGTATCTCAGGGAATTCGCAAGAATCCAAGAAGACTGACTCCGCGGGAATGTGCCAGGTTGATGGGCTTCGATAATGATACGCACAAAACGGTGATCCCCGTGTCCGACACCAGAGCGTACAAGCAGTTCGGAAATGCCGTGGTTGTTCCGGTCGTGACTGCCATTGCCAAAATCATGAAGCCTCATGTCATGGCTCTGAAGGAGCCCGAACGGGTGCAAAGGCAAACTTACATCAATATTCCTGCCTGA
- a CDS encoding replication endonuclease, giving the protein MSTRKKAPAMRQHGEGQTSEAENLSNSADYIRPTSSCQAPARDDEAARSTPEGVPALPGGPEGGAAALPCLKKNNSITEAANALRQHPPEMVHKVDGPRIWLNLPDGSQRRFGPPTQGELKKNFALEKNIEYMANHFGIERLGFLTLTFADNVTDFREAQRRFNSLATNILRKNFEAWVIVVEPQKRGAVHYHLVVVCRSDIRTGFDFTAFRECQNEYRTNGKTARFYSLLKQYASTASPELRHLWVHLREVAGHYGFGRCELLPIRSNAEGIAKYVGKYLEKGSQFRGEQFKGARMVRYSRGWRAVSQTFAWLDTGREWRKLVAQLAHILGCDSLDALKERLGKKWAYHALNLLKTFADATPLELAVVLGGRHEPIVRIKRHIKA; this is encoded by the coding sequence ATGAGCACCCGCAAAAAAGCCCCTGCCATGCGGCAACACGGCGAAGGGCAAACATCGGAAGCGGAAAACCTCTCGAATAGTGCTGATTACATTCGGCCAACGAGTAGCTGTCAAGCTCCCGCGAGGGACGACGAGGCAGCGCGGAGCACGCCGGAGGGCGTGCCCGCACTGCCCGGCGGCCCCGAGGGCGGCGCAGCCGCCCTTCCTTGTCTAAAGAAAAACAACTCAATAACAGAGGCAGCGAATGCTCTGAGGCAACACCCGCCGGAGATGGTTCACAAGGTGGACGGGCCTAGAATCTGGCTTAACCTGCCGGACGGGTCACAACGCCGTTTCGGGCCTCCGACTCAGGGTGAACTCAAGAAGAACTTCGCGTTGGAAAAGAACATCGAGTACATGGCCAATCATTTTGGGATCGAGCGGCTAGGATTCCTGACGCTGACCTTTGCCGATAACGTGACGGACTTCCGCGAAGCGCAACGCCGGTTCAACTCGCTGGCGACAAACATCCTGCGCAAGAACTTTGAAGCGTGGGTGATCGTGGTCGAACCACAGAAGCGCGGGGCGGTGCATTATCATCTGGTGGTGGTGTGCCGGTCGGACATTCGCACGGGCTTTGACTTCACGGCCTTTCGGGAATGCCAAAACGAATACCGCACCAACGGCAAAACTGCCCGCTTCTATTCACTGCTCAAGCAATATGCTTCCACCGCTTCCCCTGAACTTCGCCACCTCTGGGTACACCTTCGAGAGGTTGCCGGGCATTACGGCTTTGGCCGGTGCGAACTCCTGCCGATCCGCTCCAACGCCGAAGGCATTGCCAAGTACGTCGGCAAATACCTGGAGAAAGGCAGCCAGTTCCGGGGAGAGCAATTCAAAGGTGCCCGCATGGTCCGTTACTCACGGGGCTGGCGCGCCGTCTCGCAAACCTTCGCGTGGCTCGATACCGGTAGGGAGTGGCGCAAGCTCGTTGCCCAACTCGCCCACATTCTCGGCTGCGATTCACTCGATGCCCTAAAGGAACGCCTTGGCAAGAAATGGGCCTACCACGCACTGAACCTGCTCAAGACCTTTGCAGATGCTACACCGCTTGAACTGGCAGTTGTGTTGGGCGGTAGACATGAGCCGATTGTTCGCATTAAACGGCACATTAAAGCATAG
- a CDS encoding DUF3857 domain-containing protein translates to MPSTTHPPYPSPPNALSLVSFEPVPHWVKSHEAAHSVARKDSDALTQLLIDRQHDLASRTVFDRRVLRLENMDAVQHLSQWTLDFSPLTQQVVLHDLTVIRNGERKQYAIRENIRLLNRERNLEAFIVDGMATLLIVLADIRVGDIIDQSLSITTRPHLLEDDAFGFYTLPPETQIGAFHYSITAPSGELPKWASSDALGDPEQRTDAGHETLSWELAEVSRFETERNTPAWQLPPAWISFSTIESWERISSATAQAWPACGDTTAIDEIVSRVKSEHADQASQIEALIAFVQDDFRYLSVTESFGGQIPAAPETVLSRRYGDCKDLSLLLSTLLRQLGVQARPVVVSADIGRTIPELLPSLNAFNHAIISFFHEDHEYWVDPTAHAQGGGALKRHVSRFYYGLPIESEGCALATQPPIPGKDTYQLHDTILLDTAGGHSLLRIQIFATGLYADHLRERLRGNGENGFSQYLIDRTRDRYKVEKALEEPLYEDDRAENTWKMVELYQLPPLHGSQNGVYGIDLPASLPLNILPFPDSEKRHAPFAIPDGVDVSHTTEIRASSNQAQPGRSELAEFKGIHFSVDTRLKKTVWTHTVALKTQCDHLAPEDLPAFRTEFRSAIQAAGLGIQAAKGHRRLKRESNFFTLPEAASQRAHTSARSRKVHYETLQSGSDHRSHRRTRSGRPRTHAHRSSSSGSRKGWWVMGVVIVVVIKGIVLLTKLGTSTAP, encoded by the coding sequence ATGCCATCCACTACTCATCCGCCATATCCATCCCCCCCGAACGCCCTCAGCCTGGTAAGCTTTGAACCAGTCCCACACTGGGTAAAATCGCATGAGGCAGCGCATAGTGTCGCGCGCAAAGACAGTGATGCACTGACCCAGCTGCTGATCGACCGGCAGCACGATCTAGCTAGCCGCACCGTCTTTGACCGGCGAGTCCTTCGCCTGGAAAATATGGATGCGGTGCAGCACCTCTCACAGTGGACACTGGATTTCTCCCCCCTCACTCAACAAGTCGTCCTGCACGACTTAACTGTCATTCGTAACGGCGAGCGAAAACAGTATGCGATACGCGAAAACATCCGCCTGCTCAACCGGGAACGCAACCTGGAGGCTTTTATCGTAGACGGCATGGCGACGCTTCTGATCGTGCTGGCCGACATCCGTGTCGGGGACATCATCGACCAGTCTCTATCAATCACAACCCGTCCACACCTGCTTGAAGACGATGCGTTCGGATTCTACACACTCCCCCCAGAGACACAGATTGGCGCATTTCATTACTCCATTACGGCCCCGAGCGGTGAGCTGCCCAAGTGGGCAAGCTCCGACGCATTGGGGGACCCTGAGCAGCGCACGGACGCAGGACATGAAACCCTCAGCTGGGAGCTCGCTGAGGTATCACGCTTTGAGACCGAGCGGAATACCCCCGCGTGGCAACTGCCACCCGCGTGGATCAGTTTCTCGACGATCGAGAGCTGGGAGCGCATTTCGTCAGCCACTGCCCAGGCTTGGCCCGCCTGCGGCGACACCACTGCTATCGACGAGATTGTTTCCCGCGTTAAATCAGAGCATGCCGATCAGGCGTCTCAGATCGAGGCCCTCATCGCATTCGTCCAGGACGACTTCCGCTACCTGAGTGTGACTGAAAGCTTTGGCGGACAGATCCCTGCGGCTCCGGAGACCGTGCTGAGCCGCCGCTATGGCGACTGCAAAGACCTGTCCTTGCTACTGTCTACACTCCTGCGTCAGCTCGGCGTGCAGGCCAGGCCCGTCGTCGTCAGCGCCGACATCGGAAGGACCATACCGGAACTACTCCCGAGCCTGAACGCCTTTAACCACGCGATTATATCGTTTTTCCACGAAGACCATGAATACTGGGTGGACCCCACTGCACACGCACAGGGTGGCGGAGCGTTAAAGCGCCACGTCAGTCGGTTTTACTACGGACTGCCCATTGAGAGCGAGGGCTGCGCACTGGCCACACAACCACCCATCCCCGGCAAAGACACGTATCAACTTCACGATACAATCCTCCTGGACACCGCCGGTGGGCACTCTCTACTCCGTATCCAGATTTTCGCGACAGGCCTCTACGCAGACCATCTGCGCGAGCGACTGCGCGGAAACGGCGAAAATGGATTCAGTCAGTATCTGATCGATCGAACACGTGATCGCTACAAGGTAGAGAAGGCACTTGAAGAACCTCTTTACGAGGATGATCGAGCAGAGAACACATGGAAAATGGTCGAGCTCTACCAGCTTCCACCCCTGCATGGGAGCCAGAACGGAGTCTATGGTATCGACCTTCCAGCCTCCTTGCCCCTGAACATACTGCCCTTCCCGGATTCAGAAAAACGCCATGCCCCCTTCGCCATTCCAGATGGCGTTGACGTATCACATACCACAGAAATCCGAGCCAGCTCAAACCAAGCCCAACCAGGTCGCTCTGAGCTTGCTGAGTTTAAGGGTATTCACTTTAGCGTAGATACCCGGCTCAAGAAAACCGTGTGGACACACACCGTCGCGCTAAAGACGCAATGCGACCACCTCGCACCAGAGGATCTCCCCGCCTTTCGGACAGAGTTCCGGTCGGCCATACAAGCGGCAGGCCTGGGTATACAAGCCGCCAAGGGACACCGCCGTCTCAAACGGGAAAGTAATTTCTTCACCCTACCTGAAGCAGCCTCTCAGCGAGCACACACATCGGCAAGAAGCCGGAAGGTGCACTATGAGACGTTACAGTCAGGCTCAGACCACCGCTCCCACCGACGCACTCGCTCTGGGAGACCCCGGACCCATGCCCATAGAAGCAGCAGCTCTGGTTCACGCAAAGGATGGTGGGTCATGGGTGTCGTAATCGTGGTCGTAATCAAAGGCATCGTCCTACTGACAAAGCTCGGCACCTCGACCGCCCCCTGA
- a CDS encoding discoidin domain-containing protein — MPIPTLPKATAVMRGACLAAITLLGLFVLTPSAATGAEGSQEKFKFPMPEITPPSYHPRLLLTPEFIPELQQRIDDDELCAEAWETVCKRSESKQVRLPDDNQFSRPTLIAISSQALRYAVEDDEQMGKDAVANTLDMLSRLVIPDRHDVTRDYGEVIFTVSLVYDWCYPLMDAEQKQQIIDHIKELASHMEIGYPPYRQGAVTGHGGEAQLMRDLISAGIAVYDEDPSIYHHSAGRFFVEFIEPRNFNYQAHRHNQGISYGVYRFHWEIYSAWLFKRMAGVDVYSPDQGKMPYHWIYALCPDGSALIDGDTNLGGRKFNIMDGLMEVTSYYNDPYLHAESLRRRVHRFAKSKPVEFLLFYDPSVDVADLSGLPTTKYFAEPLGSMIARTGWAMGRDSDVAVVEMKGAGYHFNNHMHLDAGAFQIYYRGHLAIDTGAYPKYGTPFDWNYNKRSISHNVMLAYDPDEDYGPVDNDGGQHFPNGRGEFAKLEALLKHAKSGSILGHEFGPNEKRPLYSYLRADLTPSYGDKLKSYQRHFVTLNMDDSDRPATVLVYDRMDAAKPGLRKIWLLQTLAEPVEEDGKLIVDAGQENDTGRMVVETLLPAPEDIDIETVGGPDGDNPVFDRTYPIGKNKHGSVPPFNLGYRTQIEDYSDQPLSTFLNVMQIMDREYGEAQPVERLSLDQMDGVAIDGWQVYFPRTDAVVGDALAFSVTDGPAKVLMTGLKAGTWTLKQKGSDKLQSAEVSEEATTLYMELKPGDYELSPGAPEKGKASPLPDYSNVKPVNVGGEPPARVIVNGRRVLVDNLIFNESECYVDVVPIFQALKIPVQVDDRHLVADYNGNRLVCKNGATVCTIEGQEMQLDKPLNWSNKSVLLPIDLIAGFLEYRFSKSEAGNAVYLDAYPEGRNKYPVYRRVRTTHPSAEHPAIDAADGEPSTYFASDVIDVQLDFDLGRVLKIKGMDIMWYKSMQRQAIFTISVSTDGENWKTVFDGKGSGKTPQDEYEFIGFDPVDARYVRITGKGNSVNSWTSICEAMVVLDK, encoded by the coding sequence ATGCCGATACCAACCCTCCCCAAAGCCACTGCGGTCATGCGTGGCGCTTGTTTAGCTGCTATCACTCTTCTGGGGCTCTTTGTGCTCACTCCGTCCGCTGCGACGGGAGCCGAGGGCTCGCAGGAGAAGTTTAAATTTCCGATGCCGGAAATTACGCCGCCCTCGTATCATCCGCGCCTGCTGTTGACCCCGGAGTTCATCCCCGAGCTTCAACAGCGTATCGATGATGACGAGCTCTGCGCAGAGGCATGGGAAACGGTCTGCAAGCGCTCTGAGAGTAAGCAGGTCCGCCTGCCCGACGATAATCAGTTCAGCCGCCCGACCTTGATTGCCATCAGCTCCCAGGCTCTGCGCTATGCGGTGGAGGATGACGAGCAGATGGGTAAGGACGCGGTTGCCAATACGCTCGATATGCTGTCGCGACTGGTCATCCCGGATCGCCATGATGTGACGCGTGACTACGGTGAGGTGATCTTCACGGTCTCGCTGGTCTACGACTGGTGCTACCCGCTGATGGACGCCGAGCAGAAGCAGCAGATCATCGACCATATCAAGGAACTGGCCAGCCACATGGAGATCGGCTATCCGCCGTACCGGCAGGGAGCCGTCACCGGCCATGGAGGTGAGGCGCAGCTCATGCGCGACCTGATCTCGGCCGGGATCGCCGTCTACGACGAAGACCCGAGCATTTATCATCACTCCGCGGGGCGTTTCTTCGTCGAGTTCATCGAGCCGCGTAACTTCAACTACCAGGCCCACCGCCACAACCAGGGCATTTCCTACGGGGTATATCGTTTCCATTGGGAAATCTACTCCGCCTGGCTCTTTAAGCGCATGGCGGGTGTCGATGTTTACAGCCCGGATCAGGGCAAGATGCCTTACCACTGGATCTACGCGCTGTGCCCGGATGGCAGCGCTCTCATCGATGGCGATACGAACCTCGGGGGCCGCAAGTTCAATATCATGGACGGTCTGATGGAGGTCACCAGCTACTATAACGACCCCTACCTGCATGCGGAGTCCCTGCGCCGCCGGGTGCATCGCTTTGCCAAGAGCAAGCCGGTTGAGTTCCTGCTCTTCTATGATCCGTCTGTTGATGTGGCCGACCTGTCCGGGCTGCCCACGACCAAGTACTTTGCCGAGCCGCTCGGCAGCATGATCGCCCGTACCGGCTGGGCCATGGGCCGCGACAGCGATGTGGCGGTCGTTGAGATGAAGGGCGCCGGCTACCACTTCAATAACCACATGCACCTCGATGCGGGTGCCTTCCAGATTTACTACCGCGGGCACTTGGCCATCGATACCGGTGCGTACCCGAAGTACGGCACTCCCTTCGACTGGAACTACAACAAGCGCAGCATCAGCCACAACGTCATGCTGGCCTACGACCCGGATGAAGATTATGGTCCGGTTGATAACGACGGGGGGCAGCATTTCCCGAATGGTCGCGGGGAGTTTGCCAAGCTTGAGGCCTTGCTCAAGCATGCGAAGTCCGGCTCCATCCTGGGCCACGAATTTGGCCCCAACGAGAAGCGCCCGCTCTACAGCTATCTGCGTGCGGACCTGACCCCCTCCTACGGCGACAAGCTGAAGTCCTATCAGCGGCACTTCGTCACCCTGAACATGGACGACTCTGACCGGCCCGCTACCGTCCTGGTCTATGACCGCATGGACGCCGCCAAGCCCGGCCTGCGCAAGATCTGGCTGCTGCAGACGCTGGCCGAACCCGTCGAGGAGGACGGCAAGCTGATCGTCGATGCCGGCCAGGAAAACGATACCGGCCGCATGGTGGTCGAGACGCTTCTCCCTGCGCCTGAAGACATCGACATCGAGACCGTGGGTGGTCCCGACGGCGACAACCCTGTCTTTGACCGGACCTATCCCATCGGGAAAAACAAGCACGGCAGCGTGCCGCCCTTTAACCTCGGCTACCGCACGCAGATCGAGGACTATTCCGATCAGCCGCTCTCGACCTTCCTCAACGTGATGCAGATCATGGACCGCGAGTACGGCGAAGCCCAACCGGTCGAGCGCCTCAGCCTCGACCAGATGGATGGCGTAGCCATCGACGGCTGGCAGGTTTACTTCCCGCGCACGGACGCCGTGGTCGGCGATGCGTTGGCCTTTAGTGTCACCGATGGCCCGGCCAAGGTGCTCATGACCGGCCTGAAGGCTGGCACATGGACCCTGAAGCAGAAGGGCTCGGATAAGCTGCAATCCGCTGAGGTCTCCGAAGAGGCGACGACGCTCTACATGGAGCTCAAGCCCGGTGACTATGAGCTTAGCCCCGGTGCCCCGGAAAAGGGCAAGGCCAGCCCTCTGCCGGACTACTCAAATGTTAAGCCGGTTAACGTCGGCGGCGAGCCGCCGGCCCGCGTGATCGTGAACGGTCGCCGCGTGCTGGTCGACAACCTGATCTTTAACGAGTCGGAATGCTACGTGGACGTGGTGCCGATCTTTCAGGCGCTGAAGATCCCCGTGCAGGTGGATGACCGCCATCTGGTGGCCGACTACAACGGCAACCGCCTGGTCTGCAAAAACGGCGCGACCGTCTGCACCATCGAGGGACAGGAGATGCAACTGGACAAGCCCTTGAACTGGAGCAACAAATCTGTCCTGCTCCCGATCGACTTGATCGCCGGTTTCCTCGAGTACCGGTTCAGTAAGTCCGAGGCCGGTAATGCCGTCTATCTGGATGCCTATCCGGAAGGTCGTAACAAGTATCCGGTCTACCGCCGTGTGCGCACCACGCACCCGAGTGCTGAGCACCCCGCTATCGACGCGGCGGATGGCGAGCCCTCGACGTACTTCGCCTCCGATGTCATTGATGTGCAGCTGGACTTCGATCTCGGCCGTGTGCTTAAGATCAAGGGCATGGACATCATGTGGTATAAGTCCATGCAGCGTCAGGCCATCTTTACCATCTCGGTCTCGACCGATGGGGAAAACTGGAAGACGGTCTTCGACGGCAAGGGCTCCGGTAAGACCCCGCAGGATGAGTACGAGTTCATCGGCTTCGACCCGGTCGATGCCCGCTATGTCCGCATCACCGGTAAGGGCAACTCCGTCAATAGCTGGACCTCTATCTGCGAGGCCATGGTCGTCCTGGACAAGTAA